From Fibrobacter succinogenes, a single genomic window includes:
- a CDS encoding CBM35 domain-containing protein: MKKCFNKVLVTLCAFAVCASAAVDQCKPIGWATRSGRTSTEFNVTGGGNATPITVKTFSDLQKYAKDSSPRVIYIDGTLGDGWSGTTGSRLNITASNKTIIGLKPGTLLKAPIHITSKASNIIIRNIVIQGPGSNADQAWDNLTIEGESKNIWIDHCEFWDGQDGNADVVKGSDNVTFTWCIFGYKKKSTHNLSNLIGSSDNEPVSEGKLNVTYMFNWWKAANQRKPRCRYGNVHVVNNLLTGDASITNGTDVLGVSAGHMCKVRTERNVFINESNPIYTGNANGTGVNEVIDNIFTNCSGNTRGTGTSFTPPYEYTSFMLKASEVEAAVKANAGATLKNPTECDANYVEPPPPTPDKQYQAEKGTITGGTSESSNAGYHGDGYVNFDKGGDVVVKVKVDTAGQYKLSIDFANGSGESRSLTVSAGLDTVTAPFKATSAWTVWDSAEVLINLASGENAVKFATLDGKDGPNIDQFDVMLVKAAEKDTTEEKPTSNRFANLRSAVAPNVYRVSIFDTKGALVRRMNVESAKVGDVAWITRGLPAGLYVMRMTAPGAGVERHQFIAVK, from the coding sequence ATGAAAAAGTGTTTTAACAAAGTCTTGGTAACGTTGTGTGCGTTTGCGGTTTGTGCATCTGCTGCGGTGGATCAGTGCAAGCCGATTGGCTGGGCGACTCGCTCGGGCCGTACTTCGACCGAGTTTAATGTGACCGGCGGCGGAAACGCAACTCCCATTACCGTAAAAACGTTCTCCGATTTGCAAAAGTACGCGAAGGATTCTTCTCCGCGTGTGATTTACATTGACGGTACGCTTGGCGATGGCTGGAGTGGAACGACGGGCAGCCGCCTGAATATTACGGCGTCGAATAAGACGATTATTGGCCTTAAGCCGGGAACACTTTTGAAGGCTCCCATCCACATCACAAGCAAGGCTTCGAATATCATCATCCGAAACATTGTGATTCAGGGCCCAGGCAGCAACGCCGACCAAGCGTGGGACAACCTCACGATTGAAGGCGAATCGAAAAACATCTGGATTGACCATTGCGAATTTTGGGATGGGCAAGATGGCAATGCCGATGTAGTGAAAGGTTCGGACAACGTTACATTTACGTGGTGTATTTTTGGCTATAAGAAAAAGAGTACACACAACTTATCGAACCTCATTGGAAGTTCCGATAACGAACCCGTAAGCGAAGGCAAGTTGAACGTGACTTACATGTTCAACTGGTGGAAGGCTGCAAACCAGCGCAAACCGCGTTGCCGCTACGGAAATGTGCATGTGGTGAATAACCTTTTGACAGGTGATGCTAGCATCACGAACGGAACGGATGTGTTAGGCGTTTCTGCTGGCCACATGTGTAAAGTGCGCACCGAAAGAAATGTGTTCATCAACGAATCGAACCCAATTTATACAGGCAACGCAAACGGCACAGGCGTGAATGAAGTTATAGACAACATTTTTACGAACTGCTCGGGCAACACGAGAGGAACGGGAACCTCTTTCACTCCGCCGTATGAATACACGAGTTTTATGCTCAAGGCAAGTGAAGTCGAAGCCGCCGTGAAAGCGAATGCAGGGGCTACGCTCAAGAACCCGACGGAATGCGATGCCAATTACGTGGAACCGCCGCCACCGACACCGGATAAACAGTACCAAGCCGAAAAAGGAACGATTACGGGTGGCACTTCTGAAAGTAGCAATGCAGGTTATCACGGCGATGGCTATGTGAATTTTGACAAAGGCGGTGATGTCGTCGTGAAAGTCAAGGTTGATACCGCGGGTCAATACAAGTTAAGTATTGATTTTGCGAACGGCTCTGGCGAATCACGTTCGTTAACAGTGAGCGCAGGGCTTGATACAGTGACAGCGCCTTTCAAGGCAACAAGCGCTTGGACCGTTTGGGATTCTGCCGAAGTCTTGATTAATCTAGCCTCGGGTGAAAACGCTGTAAAATTTGCAACACTTGACGGTAAAGATGGCCCAAACATCGACCAGTTCGATGTAATGCTCGTAAAGGCCGCGGAAAAAGATACAACGGAAGAAAAGCCGACATCGAATCGCTTTGCAAATTTGCGTTCGGCGGTTGCTCCGAATGTCTATCGCGTTAGCATTTTCGATACGAAGGGAGCGTTGGTGCGCCGCATGAATGTGGAATCTGCGAAAGTCGGTGACGTTGCTTGGATAACGCGTGGACTGCCTGCTGGCCTATACGTGATGCGTATGACGGCTCCCGGCGCAGGTGTTGAACGCCACCAGTTCATTGCCGTGAAGTGA
- a CDS encoding sialate O-acetylesterase, with protein sequence MFVGYSKTLAGMAFALGISLFGTLHAAPDPNFHIYIAYGQSNMGGTADAQSADKAEHPRFKIFATQKCSGKGRNTLGEVYPAVPSLFNCGNTISIADWFGRTMADSMPDVTVGIIPVAVGGASIKLFDKDQYASYLSTAETWLQNYAKEYASDGNVYKTIVDIAKKAKEVGVIKGFIFHQGETDGGYSDWPKIVKKTRDDILKALDMSSDTVPFVAGELLRDGCCYSDRVSKLPNTMDNTYYATSENLGGNGVDRYHFNHDAYVTFGKRYAEQMLKAVVRTPVEPVPQQPFGKIENGEAVAGDAAVIPGKIQAENYDITGVGSGNSSYKDDDSENKGNAYRNDGVDIEEIADGYAVGYTMEGEWLEYSVNVKKTETYKIRVRFASGSETSGFQLLLDDKELGSAFVASKTGEDWKTYETVDVGTVDLTEGPHVLKILITGNYVNIDWIEFVGESLPIARGRLQAKAEPRNYMVFDPMGVCVGTIRALNANDAMQQAKMNVKGMKNLYVKAVAR encoded by the coding sequence ATGTTTGTGGGATATTCTAAAACTCTTGCTGGGATGGCTTTTGCCCTCGGTATTTCTCTGTTCGGTACGCTCCATGCGGCTCCGGACCCCAATTTTCACATTTATATTGCCTATGGCCAGTCCAATATGGGCGGCACAGCAGATGCTCAAAGTGCAGATAAGGCGGAGCATCCGCGCTTCAAGATTTTTGCAACGCAAAAGTGCTCGGGCAAAGGTCGCAATACGTTGGGCGAGGTTTATCCGGCGGTGCCTTCGCTGTTTAACTGCGGCAATACAATTTCTATCGCGGACTGGTTTGGCCGTACGATGGCCGATAGCATGCCCGATGTGACCGTAGGGATTATTCCTGTTGCGGTGGGCGGTGCAAGTATTAAGTTGTTTGATAAAGACCAATACGCAAGTTACCTTTCGACGGCGGAAACATGGCTCCAGAACTATGCCAAGGAATATGCTAGCGATGGAAACGTTTACAAGACGATTGTCGATATTGCCAAGAAAGCAAAAGAAGTCGGCGTTATTAAAGGTTTTATTTTCCACCAGGGCGAAACGGATGGTGGCTATTCGGATTGGCCGAAAATTGTGAAGAAAACGCGTGACGATATTTTGAAAGCGCTTGACATGAGTTCGGATACGGTGCCGTTTGTGGCGGGTGAACTTTTGCGCGATGGTTGCTGCTATTCTGATCGTGTTTCGAAACTCCCGAATACCATGGACAATACTTATTATGCGACTTCCGAGAATCTTGGCGGAAACGGGGTAGACCGCTACCACTTTAATCACGATGCCTATGTGACATTCGGTAAGCGCTATGCAGAACAAATGCTTAAAGCTGTTGTTCGTACTCCGGTGGAACCTGTGCCGCAACAGCCGTTCGGAAAAATCGAGAATGGCGAAGCTGTGGCCGGTGATGCTGCCGTGATACCTGGGAAAATTCAAGCCGAAAACTACGATATTACGGGAGTCGGGAGCGGTAACAGTTCGTACAAGGATGACGATTCCGAAAACAAGGGTAATGCTTACCGCAACGATGGCGTAGATATCGAAGAAATCGCGGATGGCTACGCTGTGGGTTATACCATGGAAGGCGAATGGCTGGAATATTCCGTGAATGTCAAGAAAACTGAAACATACAAGATCAGGGTACGCTTCGCTTCGGGTTCTGAAACATCGGGTTTCCAGCTTTTGCTCGACGACAAGGAACTTGGTTCTGCTTTTGTTGCGTCCAAGACGGGCGAGGATTGGAAAACCTACGAAACAGTCGATGTTGGGACCGTTGATTTGACCGAAGGTCCGCACGTTCTCAAGATTTTGATTACCGGAAATTATGTCAATATTGACTGGATTGAATTTGTAGGTGAATCTTTGCCTATTGCTCGCGGGCGCTTGCAAGCGAAGGCTGAACCGCGCAATTATATGGTCTTTGACCCGATGGGTGTTTGTGTTGGTACGATTCGCGCGTTAAATGCAAACGATGCGATGCAACAAGCGAAAATGAATGTTAAGGGAATGAAGAATTTGTATGTGAAAGCGGTTGCTAGATGA
- a CDS encoding phosphatase PAP2 family protein, whose protein sequence is MQKIISRFLFTVAICGVAFCGAADDVKLYMNADALPNALNFLPPPPKVGSAAFAYDSSQYVWGKSMRADSARAALALAQATVDVAEMAVLFSEAFGMEISSKKTPAILNVLKRGVLTMRLAARGPKQFYKRPRPYEYFNESTLIPSADEEHRNTGSFPSSHTVRGWAMALLLAEINPTAQDALLKYGYEWGQSRVIAGFHWQSDVDASKLIISGCYARLHADESFNADMRKARAEFRRLSAKSKR, encoded by the coding sequence ATGCAAAAAATTATTTCAAGATTTCTTTTTACTGTAGCTATTTGTGGGGTTGCTTTTTGCGGTGCCGCTGACGATGTCAAGTTGTACATGAATGCGGATGCGCTTCCGAATGCGCTCAACTTTTTGCCGCCTCCGCCAAAGGTGGGTTCGGCTGCGTTTGCGTATGATTCTTCGCAATATGTGTGGGGAAAGTCCATGCGTGCAGATTCTGCGCGTGCCGCTCTTGCGCTTGCACAGGCTACGGTTGATGTTGCTGAAATGGCGGTACTGTTCAGCGAAGCTTTCGGCATGGAAATTTCGTCAAAGAAAACTCCGGCGATTTTGAATGTTCTCAAGCGTGGCGTGCTGACGATGCGTCTTGCGGCTCGTGGCCCCAAGCAGTTTTACAAGAGACCGCGCCCTTACGAATACTTTAACGAATCGACGCTTATTCCGAGCGCAGACGAAGAACATCGCAATACGGGATCGTTCCCGTCGAGCCATACGGTTCGCGGGTGGGCAATGGCGCTTTTGCTTGCCGAAATCAACCCCACTGCTCAAGATGCGTTGCTGAAGTATGGCTATGAGTGGGGGCAAAGTCGTGTGATTGCGGGATTCCACTGGCAAAGTGATGTGGATGCTTCGAAGTTGATAATTTCAGGATGTTATGCTCGTTTGCATGCGGATGAATCTTTCAATGCCGATATGCGCAAGGCTCGTGCCGAGTTCAGGAGGCTTTCAGCCAAGAGCAAAAGATAA
- a CDS encoding Rpn family recombination-promoting nuclease/putative transposase, with protein MKERKSFKDCIVKPGEMSPYANLLVDLAFKKAFDPDKPTSRSNLINLLNDLLEPQLKRPIKNVWTRNVAKNLSGSKASRTAIFDLHCKDDAGNLIEIEVLIREVDNFMKRLAFYASEMVANQAEPGDDWNFDVQPTYVIALTRFPVFCDERAVHRATAIDMDSGVQFMDSFNFTTIELSKVPFFIEKTSSDLSKWLFFFRYLNWLKELPEELDEEKFKDLTESAKVSKFSKKEFEAYRNMYHKVWDHNALRKGFFKEFADDINAKVAEGVSENKREIAKNLIKLGDSDEKIAAVTDLSLEDIVVLRSQLEE; from the coding sequence ATGAAAGAGCGCAAGTCCTTCAAGGACTGTATCGTGAAACCGGGTGAAATGAGCCCGTATGCAAACCTGTTGGTGGATTTGGCCTTCAAAAAGGCTTTTGATCCGGACAAACCCACTAGCCGAAGTAACCTCATAAATCTGCTGAATGACTTGCTTGAACCGCAACTTAAGCGGCCTATCAAAAATGTGTGGACGCGTAATGTGGCGAAGAATCTAAGTGGTAGCAAGGCGTCACGCACGGCGATTTTTGACTTGCATTGTAAGGATGATGCTGGCAATTTGATTGAAATCGAGGTGCTGATTCGCGAAGTGGACAACTTCATGAAACGCCTTGCGTTTTACGCGAGCGAAATGGTTGCAAACCAGGCTGAGCCTGGAGATGATTGGAATTTTGATGTTCAGCCGACCTATGTGATTGCCTTGACGCGTTTCCCTGTTTTCTGCGATGAGCGGGCTGTCCACCGAGCAACTGCAATCGACATGGATAGTGGCGTGCAGTTTATGGATTCCTTTAATTTTACGACAATTGAGCTTTCGAAGGTTCCCTTCTTTATTGAAAAGACTTCTAGTGACTTGAGTAAGTGGCTGTTTTTCTTCCGTTATCTCAATTGGCTCAAGGAACTTCCCGAGGAGTTGGATGAAGAAAAATTCAAGGACTTGACGGAGAGTGCAAAAGTGTCTAAGTTTTCCAAGAAAGAGTTTGAGGCTTATCGGAATATGTACCACAAGGTCTGGGATCATAATGCTCTGAGGAAGGGATTCTTCAAGGAGTTCGCGGATGATATCAACGCGAAAGTTGCAGAAGGAGTCTCCGAAAATAAGCGTGAAATCGCAAAGAATTTGATAAAGCTCGGTGATTCAGATGAAAAAATAGCCGCGGTCACAGATCTCTCTTTGGAAGACATCGTTGTGCTGCGCAGTCAGCTTGAAGAATAG